The following coding sequences lie in one Oncorhynchus kisutch isolate 150728-3 linkage group LG27, Okis_V2, whole genome shotgun sequence genomic window:
- the LOC109872028 gene encoding mediator of RNA polymerase II transcription subunit 26-like isoform X1, which produces MTTASATPQQMRDRLLQAIDSHSNQICNMVAVLEVITYLEKFPITKEALEETRLGKLINDVRKQTKDEDLAKRAKKLLRSWQKLIEPGQNETPSRGAMCVPGSANGSAHPLRTDIPPPDVSMASKGVPEVKTRNDVHNTHSPKAEKSSSKKRRGEQRDSVHLVAKISNLSPYEQMYNTPPPTNGIAGSPECPPSPDRARTEPLENDKHSRIPVNAVKPHPSSPGLTKLPSTSSLLKTAVLQQQARLDEGGGGQYQAKSPHCLSSSLRSPRTMKQETMSKRSSTYAPKGTIPSPARSPRLLSSQSLKPPAEVSHVDGLPPPAHRASLHWPGSSEVTTHPPRNAATLEPPPVFPHTSQPAPTNSECSELHRPTPSSSVVVVKAEAEVAASSSDRKKRKKYRSRDYSVNLQGQDTEDQTRPVRLKERRLTFDPVTGQIKSMVHKEPSQVEEPPRPPPPEPQQRTHLPLQQHPAPTPSPFQQTNWKELSRNDIIQSYLNLQSNVLTSSGVQAPGAHFFMSEYLKREESDVREARRGVHVLQLDSSVTDTPGVSREVTDEDLHRVHMEHWQGVNGCCDTKGTWYDWTECISLDPHGDESKLNILPYVCLD; this is translated from the exons ATGACAACGGCCTCAGCAACTCCGCAGCAGATGAGAGACCGGCTGCTGCAGGCCATCGATAGTCACAGCAAT CAGATTTGCAATATGGTGGCAGTATTAGAAGTTATCACATATTTGGAGAAGTTCCCTATCACCAAAGAAGCTCTTGAG GAAACTCGCTTAGGGAAACTGATCAATGATGTGAGGAAGCAGACCAAGGATGAAGACCTTGCCAAGCGTGCCAAGAAGCTTTTGCGGAGCTGGCAGAAATTGATCGAGCCAGGGCAAAATGAGACTCCATCGCGGGGGGCCATGTGTGTCCCGGGCTCTGCAAATGGCAGTGCCCACCCCCTTCGGACTGACATTCCACCCCCTGATGTCTCAATGGCAAGCAAGGGTGTCCCAGAGGTGAAAACCAGAAATGACGTCCACAACACCCACTCGCCAAAAGCGGAGAAGTCGAGCAGCAAAAAGCGTAGAGGGGAGCAAAGGGACAGTGTGCACTTAGTGGCCAAAATCTCCAACTTGTCCCCCTACGAGCAGATGTACAACACCCCACCACCCACAAATGGGATTGCAGGTAGCCCTGAGTGTCCTCCATCGCCGGACAGGGCCCGTACAGAGCCCCTAGAGAATGACAAACATAGTAGAATCCCTGTCAATGCTGTCAAGCCTCACCCAAGCTCCCCGGGCCTCACCAAACTACCTAGCACTTCTTCTTTACTCAAGACTGCTGTGTTGCAGCAGCAGGCAAGGCTGGACGAAGGAGGCGGTGGACAGTATCAGGCCAAAAGCCCCCACTGTCTCTCATCAAGTCTGCGGAGTCCGCGAACTATGAAGCAAGAGACTATGTCCAAGCGCTCTTCAACATATGCACCAAAAGGGACTATCCCAAGCCCAGCCCGGAGCCCTCGCTTGCTGTCGTCCCAGTCTTTAAAGCCCCCAGCCGAAGTGTCTCATGTGGATGGGCTGCCACCCCCTGCCCATAGGGCCTCACTGCACTGGCCCGGCTCCTCAGAGGTCACCACCCATCCCCCACGCAACGCTGCAACACTGGAACCCCCGCCGGTGTTCCCTCACACCTCCCAGCCCGCCCCAACCAACTCAGAGTGCTCAGAACTACATAgacccaccccctcctcctctgtaGTGGTGGTCAAGGCTGAGGCAGAAGTCGCGGCCTCCAGCTCGGACCGCAAAAAGAGGAAGAAGTACAGGTCCAGGGACTACTCTGTCAACCTGCAGGGGCAGGACACAGAGGACCAAACGAGGCCTGTGCGGTTAAAAGAGCGCAGGCTAACGTTTGACCCTGTGACGGGGCAGATCAAGTCCATGGTACATAAAGAACCCTCTCAGGTGGAAGAACCTCCAAGGCCACCTCCCCCTGAGCCCCAGCAGAGGACTCACCTGCCCCTGCAGCAGCATCCCGCTCCCACCCCCAGCCCCTTCCAACAGACTAACTGGAAAGAGCTGTCCCGAAACGACATCATCCAGTCCTACCTAAACCTTCAGAGCAACGTGCTCACATCCTCGGGGGTCCAGGCCCCCGGCGCACACTTTTTCATGTCAGAATACCTGAAACGGGAGGAGAGCGATGTTAGGGAGGCGAGGCGAGGAGTCCACGTCTTGCAGCTGGACAGCTCGGTAACGGACACACCGGGGGTGAGCCGGGAGGTGACTGACGAGGACCTCCACAGAGTACATATGGAGCACTGGCAAGGGGTAAACGGTTGTTGCGACACCAAGGGCACTTGGTACGACTGGACGGAGTGCATATCTTTGGATCCGCATGGGGATGAGAGCAAACTAAACATCCTGCCATATGTCTGCCTAGATTGA
- the LOC109872028 gene encoding mediator of RNA polymerase II transcription subunit 26-like isoform X2 has protein sequence MTTASATPQQMRDRLLQAIDSHSNICNMVAVLEVITYLEKFPITKEALEETRLGKLINDVRKQTKDEDLAKRAKKLLRSWQKLIEPGQNETPSRGAMCVPGSANGSAHPLRTDIPPPDVSMASKGVPEVKTRNDVHNTHSPKAEKSSSKKRRGEQRDSVHLVAKISNLSPYEQMYNTPPPTNGIAGSPECPPSPDRARTEPLENDKHSRIPVNAVKPHPSSPGLTKLPSTSSLLKTAVLQQQARLDEGGGGQYQAKSPHCLSSSLRSPRTMKQETMSKRSSTYAPKGTIPSPARSPRLLSSQSLKPPAEVSHVDGLPPPAHRASLHWPGSSEVTTHPPRNAATLEPPPVFPHTSQPAPTNSECSELHRPTPSSSVVVVKAEAEVAASSSDRKKRKKYRSRDYSVNLQGQDTEDQTRPVRLKERRLTFDPVTGQIKSMVHKEPSQVEEPPRPPPPEPQQRTHLPLQQHPAPTPSPFQQTNWKELSRNDIIQSYLNLQSNVLTSSGVQAPGAHFFMSEYLKREESDVREARRGVHVLQLDSSVTDTPGVSREVTDEDLHRVHMEHWQGVNGCCDTKGTWYDWTECISLDPHGDESKLNILPYVCLD, from the exons ATGACAACGGCCTCAGCAACTCCGCAGCAGATGAGAGACCGGCTGCTGCAGGCCATCGATAGTCACAGCAAT ATTTGCAATATGGTGGCAGTATTAGAAGTTATCACATATTTGGAGAAGTTCCCTATCACCAAAGAAGCTCTTGAG GAAACTCGCTTAGGGAAACTGATCAATGATGTGAGGAAGCAGACCAAGGATGAAGACCTTGCCAAGCGTGCCAAGAAGCTTTTGCGGAGCTGGCAGAAATTGATCGAGCCAGGGCAAAATGAGACTCCATCGCGGGGGGCCATGTGTGTCCCGGGCTCTGCAAATGGCAGTGCCCACCCCCTTCGGACTGACATTCCACCCCCTGATGTCTCAATGGCAAGCAAGGGTGTCCCAGAGGTGAAAACCAGAAATGACGTCCACAACACCCACTCGCCAAAAGCGGAGAAGTCGAGCAGCAAAAAGCGTAGAGGGGAGCAAAGGGACAGTGTGCACTTAGTGGCCAAAATCTCCAACTTGTCCCCCTACGAGCAGATGTACAACACCCCACCACCCACAAATGGGATTGCAGGTAGCCCTGAGTGTCCTCCATCGCCGGACAGGGCCCGTACAGAGCCCCTAGAGAATGACAAACATAGTAGAATCCCTGTCAATGCTGTCAAGCCTCACCCAAGCTCCCCGGGCCTCACCAAACTACCTAGCACTTCTTCTTTACTCAAGACTGCTGTGTTGCAGCAGCAGGCAAGGCTGGACGAAGGAGGCGGTGGACAGTATCAGGCCAAAAGCCCCCACTGTCTCTCATCAAGTCTGCGGAGTCCGCGAACTATGAAGCAAGAGACTATGTCCAAGCGCTCTTCAACATATGCACCAAAAGGGACTATCCCAAGCCCAGCCCGGAGCCCTCGCTTGCTGTCGTCCCAGTCTTTAAAGCCCCCAGCCGAAGTGTCTCATGTGGATGGGCTGCCACCCCCTGCCCATAGGGCCTCACTGCACTGGCCCGGCTCCTCAGAGGTCACCACCCATCCCCCACGCAACGCTGCAACACTGGAACCCCCGCCGGTGTTCCCTCACACCTCCCAGCCCGCCCCAACCAACTCAGAGTGCTCAGAACTACATAgacccaccccctcctcctctgtaGTGGTGGTCAAGGCTGAGGCAGAAGTCGCGGCCTCCAGCTCGGACCGCAAAAAGAGGAAGAAGTACAGGTCCAGGGACTACTCTGTCAACCTGCAGGGGCAGGACACAGAGGACCAAACGAGGCCTGTGCGGTTAAAAGAGCGCAGGCTAACGTTTGACCCTGTGACGGGGCAGATCAAGTCCATGGTACATAAAGAACCCTCTCAGGTGGAAGAACCTCCAAGGCCACCTCCCCCTGAGCCCCAGCAGAGGACTCACCTGCCCCTGCAGCAGCATCCCGCTCCCACCCCCAGCCCCTTCCAACAGACTAACTGGAAAGAGCTGTCCCGAAACGACATCATCCAGTCCTACCTAAACCTTCAGAGCAACGTGCTCACATCCTCGGGGGTCCAGGCCCCCGGCGCACACTTTTTCATGTCAGAATACCTGAAACGGGAGGAGAGCGATGTTAGGGAGGCGAGGCGAGGAGTCCACGTCTTGCAGCTGGACAGCTCGGTAACGGACACACCGGGGGTGAGCCGGGAGGTGACTGACGAGGACCTCCACAGAGTACATATGGAGCACTGGCAAGGGGTAAACGGTTGTTGCGACACCAAGGGCACTTGGTACGACTGGACGGAGTGCATATCTTTGGATCCGCATGGGGATGAGAGCAAACTAAACATCCTGCCATATGTCTGCCTAGATTGA
- the LOC109871788 gene encoding calponin-2 gives MSGSSFNRGPAYGFSAEVKSKIAGKYDPQREEELKVWIEDTTGCDIGEDFQKGLKNGVILCKLINKLQPGSVKKINSSTMNWHQLENITNFIKSIQMYGLKPHDIFEANDLFESGNMTQVQSTLLSLAGTAKTKGCQSRVDIGVKYADKQERLFDEEKMKAGQCVIGLQMGTNKCASQAGMNAYGTRRHLYDPKAHILPPMDNSTISLQMGTNKGASQAGMTAPGTRRAIYDQKLGTDKCDNSTMSLQMGSNAGANQSGQNFGLGRQIYNAKYCPKNEEEQNGAGAEYVPDYQDEGYQEFKDEAVPVYQQEGTDY, from the exons ATGTCTGGCTCATCATTTAACAGAGGTCCTGCTTATGGGTTTTCTGCAGAAGTCAAAAGCAAG ATTGCCGGAAAGTACGACcctcagagagaggaggagctaaaGGTCTGGATCGAGGATACGACCGGATGTGACATCGGGGAAGACTTCCAGAAAGGCCTGAAAAATGGTGTCATCTTGTGCAA ACTGATCAACAAACTTCAACCTGGCTCTGTGAAAAAGATCAACTCGTCCACCATGAACTGGCATCAG CTGGAGAACATCACCAACTTCATCAAATCTATCCAAATGTACGGCCTGAAGCCCCATGATATCTTTGAGGCCAACGACCTGTTTGAGAGTGGGAACATGACCCAGGTCCAGAGCACACTGCTGTCTCTCGCTGGCACG GCCAAGACCAAGGGCTGCCAGTCCCGAGTGGACATTGGTGTGAAGTACGCAGACAAACAGGAGAGGCTATTCGACGAGGAGAAGATGAAGGCCGGACAATGTGTCATTGGACTGCAG ATGGGGACGAATAAGTGTGCCAGCCAGGCGGGCATGAATGCATACGGCACCAGGAGGCACCTCTACGATCCCAAGGCTCACATCCTGCCCCCCATGGACAACTCCACCATCAGTCTGCAAATGGGTACCAACAAGGGGGCCAGTCAG GCTGGCATGACAGCTCCAGGAACCCGCCGTGCCATCTATGACCAGAAGCTGGGCACAGACAAATGTGACAACAGCACCATGTCACTGCAGATGGGCTCCAATGCAGGTGCCAATCAGAGCGGGCAGAACTTTGGCCTGGGTCGTCAGATCTACAACGCCAAGTACTGCCCCAAGAACGAGGAGGAGCAGAATGGGGCCGGAGCCGAATATGTCCCTGACTACCAAGACGAGGGTTACCAAGAATTCAAAGATGAAGCAGTGCCGGTGTACCAGCAAGAGGGGACGGATTATTAA
- the LOC109872059 gene encoding 40S ribosomal protein S15 — MADVEIKKKRTFRKFTYRGVDLDQLLDMSYEQLMQLYCARQRRRLNRGLRRKQQSLLKRLRKAKKEAPPMEKPEVVKTHLRDMVILPEMVGSMVGVYNGKTFNQVEIKPEMCGHYLGEFSITYKPVKHGRPGIGATHSSRFIPLK, encoded by the exons ATG GCGGATGTCGAGATCAAGAAGAAGCGTACCTTCAGGAAGTTCACCTACAGAGGTGTGGACCTGGACCAGCTTCTGGACATGTCCTA tgaacAGCTGATGCAGCTGTATTGCGCCCGCCAGAGGAGGAGACTTAACCGTGGCCTTCGCCGCAAGCAGCAGTCCCTCCTGAAGCGCCTGCGTAAGGCCAAGAAGGAGGCTCCCCCCATGGAGAAGCCCGAGGTGGTGAAGACTCACCTTAGGGACATGGTCATCCTGCCTGAGATGGTTGGCTCCATGGTCGGAGTGTACAACGGAAAGACCTTCAACCAGGTTGAAATCAAG CCTGAGATGTGCGGCCACTACCTGGGGGAGTTCTCAATCACCTACAAACCAGTCAAGCACGGTCGCCCCGGTATCGGAGCTACACATTCTTCCCGTTTCATCCCACTGAAATAG